From one Gossypium hirsutum isolate 1008001.06 chromosome D08, Gossypium_hirsutum_v2.1, whole genome shotgun sequence genomic stretch:
- the LOC107916936 gene encoding SUPPRESSOR OF ABI3-5 isoform X2, with product MDHAPARYPLQRGSDNNSALEGFSAVPVPNYRVRGSYDERRFLDERYSSASFYPRSAYHHYFPEKDNHSPPAAAGVWSQSRGRSYEEEYPRDEDSRHHQKLYVYSYRDMDTYCDHEIAFQDFDKFRDGYRCVDNICDHEFGRPSRYGGQDWEDYSYDYYDYRPHISHQSRDNSRERNYEYSRNSYDSYHKRGSCRDGSWRKRESRDRDSFSRERDQSPHKRHERSWSRSRGCDDRPRSRSPRVWSHGRSHREDRYDDYQNEKTQKQRDREEKYQLEQYSVAPSATIVVKGLSHKTTEEDLCQILAEWGPLRHVRVIKERTSGISRGFAFIDFPSVGAARSMMDKIGDDGLVVDGRKLFFDYSSKPTGGTGGPSAHNNAVKLGHSNHKSTTLPSDWMCTICGCVNFARRTACFQCNEPRTNDAPAADISLSGKRGSESGPTHVLVVRGLDENADEEMLRYEFSKYAPIKDLRLVRDKFTHVSRGFAFVHYHSVGDATKALEATNGTTLEKNGQILRVAYARSIIGPRSGTLGSLQSSSLAAAAIEAAAFSQQYDAVGWTRKEYNPDDKQSTTWQEQAGGSFAVQQDYSALHSGFVWDEASGYYFDAASGFYYDGNTGLYYDGNSGSWFSYDHQSQQYIPCSDQNDNIIPGKESELSREADGSNNSKVITSAPAATVTSVEKAASLPDAVEAAAAAALAAEKKEKEKSREIKLASKSSILANKKKMNNVLTMWKQRSHEGKASRSGLNDNHLSASSEDRPLSAEQHAKSKDKFDMMDLKEGDTRSSGVNTTAQATSTWGLRSPAKPRPINNRSGGTLMGVIRGSARGLVKSDIPFPRSSAGVSTSSAGGVAEGSLSSTSDPASMTPFRTDASASGSIAPSTITGSGKRRFSEAPVPPTTNKVQSQTTYRDRAAERRNLYGSSSSTADDIPDDPMPFPPGVGGGRWAVSDDVQSFEVITAKKAIDKNNVGNRMLRSMGWHEGLGMGKDGSGITEAVEAQGMDTRAGLGIQVKKLDPSLEVQAGDSYKTVIHKKALARFHQMS from the exons ATGGATCATGCTCCTGCTCGCTACCCTCTTCAGCGAGGATCGGATAATAACAGC GCTCTTGAGGGATTTTCTGCTGTTCCTGTACCCAATTACCG GGTCCGTGGTTCTTATGATGAGAGGAGATTTCTAGATGAAAGATACTCCAGTGCTAGTTTTTATCCAAGAAGTGCCTACCACCATTATTTTCCAGAGAAGGATAATCATTCCCCTCCTGCTGCTGCTGGTGTCTGGTCTCAATCAAGGGGGAGAAGTTATGAGGAAGAATATCCCCGTGATGAGGATTCTAGGCATCATCAGAAGCTTTATGTGTATTCATATAGGGACATGGATACATATTGTGATCATGAGATCGCTTTTCAAGATTTTGATAAGTTTCGGGATGGCTATCGTTGTGTTGACAACATCTGTGATCATGAATTTGGCAGGCCCTCTAGGTATGGGGGGCAAGATTGGGAAGACTACTCAtatgattattatgattataGGCCTCACATTTCCCATCAGAGCAGGGACAACAGCCGTGAGAGGAATTATGAATATAGTCGAAATAGTTATGATTCTTATCATAAAAGAGGCAGTTGCAGAGATGGTAGTTGGAGGAAGCGTGAATCACGTGATCGAGATTCTTTCAGTAGAGAAAGAGATCAGAGTCCACATAAAAGGCATGAGAGGTCTTGGTCACGTTCCCGTGGATGTGATGATCGTCCAAGATCAAGGTCACCTCGAGTTTGGAGCCATGGGCGAAGCCATAGAGAGGACAGATATGATGAttatcaaaatgagaaaactcAGAAGCAAAGGGACCGAGAAGAGAAATATCAGCTGGAGCAATATTCTGTG GCACCATCTGCAACTATTGTTGTAAAGGGTCTATCGCACAAAACGACAGAGGAAGATCTTTGCCAGATTctt gctgaatggGGCCCACTTCGTCATGTTCGTGTGATCAAGGAGCGAACCTCTGGCATTTCTCGTGGATTTGCTTTTATTGATTTTCCTTCAGTG GGGGCAGCACGCTCAATGATGGACAAGATTGGTGATGATGGTCTTGTTGTGGATGGTAGGAAGCTTTTCTTTGATTACAG TAGTAAGCCAACTGGGGGCACTGGTGGACCTTCTGCTCATAATAATGCTGTGAAATTGGGTCACTCAAATCATAAGAGCACCACATTACCGTCTGATTGGATGTGCACAATTTGTGGATGTGTCAATTTTGCACGTCGAACTGCATGTTTTCAG TGTAATGAGCCACGTACTAATGATGCTCCAGCAGCTGACATATCTTTATCAGGAAAGAGAGGATCTGAGTCAG GTCCTACCCATGTATTGGTTGTTCGTGGATTGGATGAAAATGCTGATGAGGAAATGCTTCGTTATGAGTTTTCTAAATATGCCCCAATTAAG GATCTTCGCCTTGTTAGAGACAAGTTCACTCATGTTTCAAGGGGATTTGCTTTTGTACATTACCATTCG GTTGGTGATGCCACAAAAGCCCTTGAAGCCACAAATGGGACAACCCTTGAGAAGAATGGGCAAATCTTAAGAGTAGCATATGCAAGGAGCATTATTGGGCCAAGATCAGGGACATTGGGATCTTTACAGTCAAGTAGCCTTGCAGCTGCTGCGATTGAGGCAGCAGCTTTTTCTCAACAG TATGATGCTGTTGGATGGACACGAAAGGAATATAACCCAGATGACAAACAGTCTACTACCTGGCAGGAGCAGGCTGGTGGTTCATTTGCAGTTCAACAGGATTATTCAGCTTTGCATTCTGGATTTGTGTGGGATGAAGCCTCTGGTTATTACTTTGATGCTGCTTCTGGGTTTTACTATGACGGGAATACAG GCCTTTATTATGATGGTAACAGTGGGTCTTGGTTTTCGTACGACCACCAATCCCAGCAGTACATCCCTTGCAGTGATCAGAATGACAACATAATACCTGGTAAAGAATCTGAGCTTTCTAGAGAAGCTGATGGTTCCAATAATTCAAAAGTAATAACATCTGCACCAGCTGCTACGGTCACATCAGTTGAGAAGGCAGCCTCACTACCAGATGCAGTTGAAGCTGCAGCAGCGGCAGCACTGGCTGCAGAGAAGAAAGAGAAGGAGAAATCAAGAGAGATAAAACTTGCTTCAAAGAGTAGTATACTGGCTAATAAGAAGAAGATGAATAATGTGTTAACAATGTGGAAACAGAGGAGTCATGAAGGGAAGGCATCCCGATCAGGTCTTAATGACAATCACCTGTCCGCTTCATCAGAAGATAGGCCTCTTTCAGCCGAACAACATGCAAAAAGCAAGGATAAATTTGATATGATGGACCTGAAGGAGGGTGATACAAGAAGTTCAGGAGTCAATACAACTGCCCAAGCTACATCGACATGGGGTTTGAGGTCTCCAGCCAAGCCAAGGCCTATAAATAACAGGTCAGGGGGGACTTTAATGGGAGTAATAAGAGGTTCTGCAAGGGGCCTGGTGAAATCTGATATTCCATTTCCCAGATCATCTGCTGGAGTTTCAACCTCTTCTGCTGGTGGAGTTGCTGAGGGTTCATTGTCATCAACTTCGGATCCTGCATCTATGACTCCCTTTAGGACTGATGCATCTGCATCGGGTTCTATTGCACCTTCAACTATAACTGGGAGTGGTAAAAGAAGGTTTTCTGAAGCACCAGTGCCTCCCACTACCAACAAGGTGCAGTCTCAAACCACTTATAGGGACCGTGCAGCTGAGAGGAGGAACTTGTATGGTTCATCATCTTCCACCGCTGATGATATACCTGACG ATCCAATGCCTTTCCCACCTGGAGTTGGTGGTGGACGGTGGGCTGTATCAGATGATGTGCAAAGTTTCGAGGTTATCACAGCAAAGAAAGCAATTGATAAGAACAATGTGGGCAACCGAATGCTCCGCAGTATGGGTTGGCATGAAGGATTG GGAATGGGGAAGGATGGAAGTGGAATAACAGAAGCAGTTGAAGCACAGGGAATGGATACAAGAGCGGGACTTGGAATTCAGGTGAAGAAGTTGGACCCTAGCCTTGAGGTGCAAGCTGGCGATAGTTACAAAACTGTGATTCATAAGAAAGCACTTGCTAGGTTCCACCAAATGTCATAG
- the LOC107916936 gene encoding SUPPRESSOR OF ABI3-5 isoform X4, with product MDHAPARYPLQRGSDNNSALEGFSAVPVPNYRVRGSYDERRFLDERYSSASFYPRSAYHHYFPEKDNHSPPAAAGVWSQSRGRSYEEEYPRDEDSRHHQKLYVYSYRDMDTYCDHEIAFQDFDKFRDGYRCVDNICDHEFGRPSRYGGQDWEDYSYDYYDYRPHISHQSRDNSRERNYEYSRNSYDSYHKRGSCRDGSWRKRESRDRDSFSRERDQSPHKRHERSWSRSRGCDDRPRSRSPRVWSHGRSHREDRYDDYQNEKTQKQRDREEKYQLEQYSVAPSATIVVKGLSHKTTEEDLCQILAEWGPLRHVRVIKERTSGISRGFAFIDFPSVGAARSMMDKIGDDGLVVDGRKLFFDYSSKPTGGTGGPSAHNNAVKLGHSNHKSTTLPSDWMCTICGCVNFARRTACFQCNEPRTNDAPAADISLSGKRGSESVGPTHVLVVRGLDENADEEMLRYEFSKYAPIKDLRLVRDKFTHVSRGFAFVHYHSVGDATKALEATNGTTLEKNGQILRVAYARSIIGPRSGTLGSLQSSSLAAAAIEAAAFSQQYDAVGWTRKEYNPDDKQSTTWQEQAGGSFAVQQDYSALHSGFVWDEASGYYFDAASGFYYDGNTGLYYDGNSGSWFSYDHQSQQYIPCSDQNDNIIPGKESELSREADGSNNSKVITSAPAATVTSVEKAASLPDAVEAAAAAALAAEKKEKEKSREIKLASKSSILANKKKMNNVLTMWKQRSHEGKASRSGLNDNHLSASSEDRPLSAEQHAKSKDKFDMMDLKEGDTRSSGVNTTAQATSTWGLRSPAKPRPINNRSGGTLMGVIRGSARGLVKSDIPFPRSSAGVSTSSAGGVAEGSLSSTSDPASMTPFRTDASASGSIAPSTITGSGKRRFSEAPVPPTTNKVQSQTTYRDRAAERRNLYGSSSSTADDIPDD from the exons ATGGATCATGCTCCTGCTCGCTACCCTCTTCAGCGAGGATCGGATAATAACAGC GCTCTTGAGGGATTTTCTGCTGTTCCTGTACCCAATTACCG GGTCCGTGGTTCTTATGATGAGAGGAGATTTCTAGATGAAAGATACTCCAGTGCTAGTTTTTATCCAAGAAGTGCCTACCACCATTATTTTCCAGAGAAGGATAATCATTCCCCTCCTGCTGCTGCTGGTGTCTGGTCTCAATCAAGGGGGAGAAGTTATGAGGAAGAATATCCCCGTGATGAGGATTCTAGGCATCATCAGAAGCTTTATGTGTATTCATATAGGGACATGGATACATATTGTGATCATGAGATCGCTTTTCAAGATTTTGATAAGTTTCGGGATGGCTATCGTTGTGTTGACAACATCTGTGATCATGAATTTGGCAGGCCCTCTAGGTATGGGGGGCAAGATTGGGAAGACTACTCAtatgattattatgattataGGCCTCACATTTCCCATCAGAGCAGGGACAACAGCCGTGAGAGGAATTATGAATATAGTCGAAATAGTTATGATTCTTATCATAAAAGAGGCAGTTGCAGAGATGGTAGTTGGAGGAAGCGTGAATCACGTGATCGAGATTCTTTCAGTAGAGAAAGAGATCAGAGTCCACATAAAAGGCATGAGAGGTCTTGGTCACGTTCCCGTGGATGTGATGATCGTCCAAGATCAAGGTCACCTCGAGTTTGGAGCCATGGGCGAAGCCATAGAGAGGACAGATATGATGAttatcaaaatgagaaaactcAGAAGCAAAGGGACCGAGAAGAGAAATATCAGCTGGAGCAATATTCTGTG GCACCATCTGCAACTATTGTTGTAAAGGGTCTATCGCACAAAACGACAGAGGAAGATCTTTGCCAGATTctt gctgaatggGGCCCACTTCGTCATGTTCGTGTGATCAAGGAGCGAACCTCTGGCATTTCTCGTGGATTTGCTTTTATTGATTTTCCTTCAGTG GGGGCAGCACGCTCAATGATGGACAAGATTGGTGATGATGGTCTTGTTGTGGATGGTAGGAAGCTTTTCTTTGATTACAG TAGTAAGCCAACTGGGGGCACTGGTGGACCTTCTGCTCATAATAATGCTGTGAAATTGGGTCACTCAAATCATAAGAGCACCACATTACCGTCTGATTGGATGTGCACAATTTGTGGATGTGTCAATTTTGCACGTCGAACTGCATGTTTTCAG TGTAATGAGCCACGTACTAATGATGCTCCAGCAGCTGACATATCTTTATCAGGAAAGAGAGGATCTGAGTCAG TAGGTCCTACCCATGTATTGGTTGTTCGTGGATTGGATGAAAATGCTGATGAGGAAATGCTTCGTTATGAGTTTTCTAAATATGCCCCAATTAAG GATCTTCGCCTTGTTAGAGACAAGTTCACTCATGTTTCAAGGGGATTTGCTTTTGTACATTACCATTCG GTTGGTGATGCCACAAAAGCCCTTGAAGCCACAAATGGGACAACCCTTGAGAAGAATGGGCAAATCTTAAGAGTAGCATATGCAAGGAGCATTATTGGGCCAAGATCAGGGACATTGGGATCTTTACAGTCAAGTAGCCTTGCAGCTGCTGCGATTGAGGCAGCAGCTTTTTCTCAACAG TATGATGCTGTTGGATGGACACGAAAGGAATATAACCCAGATGACAAACAGTCTACTACCTGGCAGGAGCAGGCTGGTGGTTCATTTGCAGTTCAACAGGATTATTCAGCTTTGCATTCTGGATTTGTGTGGGATGAAGCCTCTGGTTATTACTTTGATGCTGCTTCTGGGTTTTACTATGACGGGAATACAG GCCTTTATTATGATGGTAACAGTGGGTCTTGGTTTTCGTACGACCACCAATCCCAGCAGTACATCCCTTGCAGTGATCAGAATGACAACATAATACCTGGTAAAGAATCTGAGCTTTCTAGAGAAGCTGATGGTTCCAATAATTCAAAAGTAATAACATCTGCACCAGCTGCTACGGTCACATCAGTTGAGAAGGCAGCCTCACTACCAGATGCAGTTGAAGCTGCAGCAGCGGCAGCACTGGCTGCAGAGAAGAAAGAGAAGGAGAAATCAAGAGAGATAAAACTTGCTTCAAAGAGTAGTATACTGGCTAATAAGAAGAAGATGAATAATGTGTTAACAATGTGGAAACAGAGGAGTCATGAAGGGAAGGCATCCCGATCAGGTCTTAATGACAATCACCTGTCCGCTTCATCAGAAGATAGGCCTCTTTCAGCCGAACAACATGCAAAAAGCAAGGATAAATTTGATATGATGGACCTGAAGGAGGGTGATACAAGAAGTTCAGGAGTCAATACAACTGCCCAAGCTACATCGACATGGGGTTTGAGGTCTCCAGCCAAGCCAAGGCCTATAAATAACAGGTCAGGGGGGACTTTAATGGGAGTAATAAGAGGTTCTGCAAGGGGCCTGGTGAAATCTGATATTCCATTTCCCAGATCATCTGCTGGAGTTTCAACCTCTTCTGCTGGTGGAGTTGCTGAGGGTTCATTGTCATCAACTTCGGATCCTGCATCTATGACTCCCTTTAGGACTGATGCATCTGCATCGGGTTCTATTGCACCTTCAACTATAACTGGGAGTGGTAAAAGAAGGTTTTCTGAAGCACCAGTGCCTCCCACTACCAACAAGGTGCAGTCTCAAACCACTTATAGGGACCGTGCAGCTGAGAGGAGGAACTTGTATGGTTCATCATCTTCCACCGCTGATGATATACCTGACG ATTGA
- the LOC107916936 gene encoding SUPPRESSOR OF ABI3-5 isoform X3 — translation MDHAPARYPLQRGSDNNSALEGFSAVPVPNYRVRGSYDERRFLDERYSSASFYPRSAYHHYFPEKDNHSPPAAAGVWSQSRGRSYEEEYPRDEDSRHHQKLYVYSYRDMDTYCDHEIAFQDFDKFRDGYRCVDNICDHEFGRPSRYGGQDWEDYSYDYYDYRPHISHQSRDNSRERNYEYSRNSYDSYHKRGSCRDGSWRKRESRDRDSFSRERDQSPHKRHERSWSRSRGCDDRPRSRSPRVWSHGRSHREDRYDDYQNEKTQKQRDREEKYQLEQYSVAPSATIVVKGLSHKTTEEDLCQILAEWGPLRHVRVIKERTSGISRGFAFIDFPSVGAARSMMDKIGDDGLVVDGRKLFFDYSSKPTGGTGGPSAHNNAVKLGHSNHKSTTLPSDWMCTICGCVNFARRTACFQCNEPRTNDAPAADISLSGKRGSESVGPTHVLVVRGLDENADEEMLRYEFSKYAPIKDLRLVRDKFTHVSRGFAFVHYHSVGDATKALEATNGTTLEKNGQILRVAYARSIIGPRSGTLGSLQSSSLAAAAIEAAAFSQQYDAVGWTRKEYNPDDKQSTTWQEQAGGSFAVQQDYSALHSGFVWDEASGYYFDAASGFYYDGNTGLYYDGNSGSWFSYDHQSQQYIPCSDQNDNIIPGKESELSREADGSNNSKVITSAPAATVTSVEKAASLPDAVEAAAAAALAAEKKEKEKSREIKLASKSSILANKKKMNNVLTMWKQRSHEGKASRSGLNDNHLSASSEDRPLSAEQHAKSKDKFDMMDLKEGDTRSSGVNTTAQATSTWGLRSPAKPRPINNRSGGTLMGVIRGSARGLVKSDIPFPRSSAGVSTSSAGGVAEGSLSSTSDPASMTPFRTDASASGSIAPSTITGSGKRRFSEAPVPPTTNKVQSQTTYRDRAAERRNLYGSSSSTADDIPDGEFWNSN, via the exons ATGGATCATGCTCCTGCTCGCTACCCTCTTCAGCGAGGATCGGATAATAACAGC GCTCTTGAGGGATTTTCTGCTGTTCCTGTACCCAATTACCG GGTCCGTGGTTCTTATGATGAGAGGAGATTTCTAGATGAAAGATACTCCAGTGCTAGTTTTTATCCAAGAAGTGCCTACCACCATTATTTTCCAGAGAAGGATAATCATTCCCCTCCTGCTGCTGCTGGTGTCTGGTCTCAATCAAGGGGGAGAAGTTATGAGGAAGAATATCCCCGTGATGAGGATTCTAGGCATCATCAGAAGCTTTATGTGTATTCATATAGGGACATGGATACATATTGTGATCATGAGATCGCTTTTCAAGATTTTGATAAGTTTCGGGATGGCTATCGTTGTGTTGACAACATCTGTGATCATGAATTTGGCAGGCCCTCTAGGTATGGGGGGCAAGATTGGGAAGACTACTCAtatgattattatgattataGGCCTCACATTTCCCATCAGAGCAGGGACAACAGCCGTGAGAGGAATTATGAATATAGTCGAAATAGTTATGATTCTTATCATAAAAGAGGCAGTTGCAGAGATGGTAGTTGGAGGAAGCGTGAATCACGTGATCGAGATTCTTTCAGTAGAGAAAGAGATCAGAGTCCACATAAAAGGCATGAGAGGTCTTGGTCACGTTCCCGTGGATGTGATGATCGTCCAAGATCAAGGTCACCTCGAGTTTGGAGCCATGGGCGAAGCCATAGAGAGGACAGATATGATGAttatcaaaatgagaaaactcAGAAGCAAAGGGACCGAGAAGAGAAATATCAGCTGGAGCAATATTCTGTG GCACCATCTGCAACTATTGTTGTAAAGGGTCTATCGCACAAAACGACAGAGGAAGATCTTTGCCAGATTctt gctgaatggGGCCCACTTCGTCATGTTCGTGTGATCAAGGAGCGAACCTCTGGCATTTCTCGTGGATTTGCTTTTATTGATTTTCCTTCAGTG GGGGCAGCACGCTCAATGATGGACAAGATTGGTGATGATGGTCTTGTTGTGGATGGTAGGAAGCTTTTCTTTGATTACAG TAGTAAGCCAACTGGGGGCACTGGTGGACCTTCTGCTCATAATAATGCTGTGAAATTGGGTCACTCAAATCATAAGAGCACCACATTACCGTCTGATTGGATGTGCACAATTTGTGGATGTGTCAATTTTGCACGTCGAACTGCATGTTTTCAG TGTAATGAGCCACGTACTAATGATGCTCCAGCAGCTGACATATCTTTATCAGGAAAGAGAGGATCTGAGTCAG TAGGTCCTACCCATGTATTGGTTGTTCGTGGATTGGATGAAAATGCTGATGAGGAAATGCTTCGTTATGAGTTTTCTAAATATGCCCCAATTAAG GATCTTCGCCTTGTTAGAGACAAGTTCACTCATGTTTCAAGGGGATTTGCTTTTGTACATTACCATTCG GTTGGTGATGCCACAAAAGCCCTTGAAGCCACAAATGGGACAACCCTTGAGAAGAATGGGCAAATCTTAAGAGTAGCATATGCAAGGAGCATTATTGGGCCAAGATCAGGGACATTGGGATCTTTACAGTCAAGTAGCCTTGCAGCTGCTGCGATTGAGGCAGCAGCTTTTTCTCAACAG TATGATGCTGTTGGATGGACACGAAAGGAATATAACCCAGATGACAAACAGTCTACTACCTGGCAGGAGCAGGCTGGTGGTTCATTTGCAGTTCAACAGGATTATTCAGCTTTGCATTCTGGATTTGTGTGGGATGAAGCCTCTGGTTATTACTTTGATGCTGCTTCTGGGTTTTACTATGACGGGAATACAG GCCTTTATTATGATGGTAACAGTGGGTCTTGGTTTTCGTACGACCACCAATCCCAGCAGTACATCCCTTGCAGTGATCAGAATGACAACATAATACCTGGTAAAGAATCTGAGCTTTCTAGAGAAGCTGATGGTTCCAATAATTCAAAAGTAATAACATCTGCACCAGCTGCTACGGTCACATCAGTTGAGAAGGCAGCCTCACTACCAGATGCAGTTGAAGCTGCAGCAGCGGCAGCACTGGCTGCAGAGAAGAAAGAGAAGGAGAAATCAAGAGAGATAAAACTTGCTTCAAAGAGTAGTATACTGGCTAATAAGAAGAAGATGAATAATGTGTTAACAATGTGGAAACAGAGGAGTCATGAAGGGAAGGCATCCCGATCAGGTCTTAATGACAATCACCTGTCCGCTTCATCAGAAGATAGGCCTCTTTCAGCCGAACAACATGCAAAAAGCAAGGATAAATTTGATATGATGGACCTGAAGGAGGGTGATACAAGAAGTTCAGGAGTCAATACAACTGCCCAAGCTACATCGACATGGGGTTTGAGGTCTCCAGCCAAGCCAAGGCCTATAAATAACAGGTCAGGGGGGACTTTAATGGGAGTAATAAGAGGTTCTGCAAGGGGCCTGGTGAAATCTGATATTCCATTTCCCAGATCATCTGCTGGAGTTTCAACCTCTTCTGCTGGTGGAGTTGCTGAGGGTTCATTGTCATCAACTTCGGATCCTGCATCTATGACTCCCTTTAGGACTGATGCATCTGCATCGGGTTCTATTGCACCTTCAACTATAACTGGGAGTGGTAAAAGAAGGTTTTCTGAAGCACCAGTGCCTCCCACTACCAACAAGGTGCAGTCTCAAACCACTTATAGGGACCGTGCAGCTGAGAGGAGGAACTTGTATGGTTCATCATCTTCCACCGCTGATGATATACCTGACGGTGAGTTCTGGAATTCAA ATTGA